In Helianthus annuus cultivar XRQ/B chromosome 3, HanXRQr2.0-SUNRISE, whole genome shotgun sequence, a single window of DNA contains:
- the LOC110929708 gene encoding uncharacterized protein LOC110929708, translating to MANENNSLPLINKKRAYARSASHAYDELQSFRSYLRWMCVDQSNGWTATLSWFVFIIFTFIIPGFSHFYLACSDCDNRHARPYDSLVQLSLSCIATLSFVSLSQFVRIYGLKRFLFFDKLCDESETVRKGYTAQLNRSLKILSIFVTPCFAAESAYKIWWYTSGATAIPFLGDVIVSDTVACVLELGSWLYRTIVFFLVCVLFRLICCLQILRLQDFALVFQVDSDVESVLREHLRIRRHLKIISHRYRVFILFALIIVTVSQFTALLDTTRHTAELSIFKTGELALVSVSLLAGLMILLRSATRITHKAQGVTCLAAKWHVCATIDNFESPEVADTETPPVGVVSTSVFPCEASSSDCEDVGSEEDELDNTKLIPAYAYSTISFQKRQALVTYFENNRAGITLFGIMLDRTTLHTIVTIELSLVLWLLGKTIGIS from the exons ATGGCAAACGAAAACAATAGTCTACCTCTCATCAACAAAAAGCGAGCATACGCTCGCAGCGCCTCACATGCCTACGACGAACTCCAAAGTTTCCGATCATATCTCCGGTGGATGTGCGTTGACCAGTCCAACGGCTGGACTGCAACGCTGTCGTGGTTCGTGTTCATCATCTTCACCTTCATCATCCCTGGGTTCTCTCATTTCTACCTGGCGTGTAGCGATTGCGATAATCGGCACGCGAGGCCTTACGATAGCCTTGTTCAGTTGTCTTTGAGTTGTATTGCTACGCTGTCGTTTGTTTCGCTTTCGCAGTTTGTGAGGATTTATGGACTGAAGAGGTTTTTGTTCTTTGATAAGCTTTGTGATGAGAGTGAGACTGTCAGGAAGGGCTATACTGCTCAACTTAAT AGATCACTTAAAATCCTCTCAATCTTCGTTACCCCTTGTTTTGCTGCTGAGAGTGCATACAAGATCTGGTGGTACACTTCAGGTGCAACAGCCATTCCTTTTTTGGGGGATGTTATAGTTAGCGACACAGTAGCATGCGTCCTGGAACTCGGCTCATGGCTCTACCGAACCATCGTGTTTTTCCTTGTTTGCGTGCTTTTTCGCCTCATTTGTTGCCTCCAAATCCTCCGTTTACAAGATTTCGCTCTAGTTTTCCAAGTAGACTCTGATGTTGAGTCTGTACTGAGGGAACATCTCAGGATCAGAAGGCACTTGAAAATAATAAGTCATCGTTACCGCGTGTTCATATTGTTTGCCCTCATCATTGTCACAGTCAGTCAGTTTACAGCACTTCTTGATACCACCCGCCACACTGCTGAACTCAGCATTTTCAAAACCGGCGAACTTGCT TTGGTTTCTGTAAGCCTGCTTGCGGGCTTAATGATACTGCTAAGGAGTGCGACTAGGATCACACATAAGGCACAAGGCGTGACATGTCTGGCCGCCAAGTGGCATGTATGTGCTACAATTGATAACTTTGAGTCACCTGAAGTTGCTGATACCGAAACCCCGCCTGTTGGTGTTGTTAGCACCTCAGTGTTTCCATGTGAAGCATCGTCTTCTGACTGTGAGGATGTTGGCAGTGAAGAAGATGAGTTGGACAATACTAAACTCATACCGGCATATGCTTATAGCACAATCTCTTTTCAAAAAAGACAAGCCTTAG TGACGTATTTTGAGAATAATAGAGCTGGGATAACGTTATTCGGGATTATGCTGGatagaactacactacacaccaTAGTGACAATAGAGCTGTCACTGGTCTTGTGGTTGCTTGGAAAAACAATTGGTATTTCTTGA
- the LOC110929709 gene encoding EH domain-containing protein 1, which yields MEIDSSAISRCSVEHQKIYTEWFSVADSDGDGRVTGVDATNFFVMSNLARPDLKQVWAIADSKRQGFLGLKEFITAMQLISMAQAGHVLSSDLLNSDVDFENLKPPVMDGLDALLARKRRPKNEPESNGNSPLQTSPSASSSWFTSPKSAKKVPLTAVTSIIDGLKKLYIQKLKPLEVTYQFNDFVSPILTNSDFDAKPMVMLLGQYSTGKTTFIKHLLRSSYPGAHIGPEPTTDRFVVVMNGPDERSIPGNTVAVQADMPYSGLTNFGTAFLSKFECSQMPHPLLEHITFVDTPGVLSGEKQRTQRSYDFTGVTSWFAAKCDLILLLFDPHKLDISDEFKRVIASLRGNDDKIRVVLNKADQVDTQQLMRVYGALMWSLGKVLNTPEVMRVYIGSFNDKPINSVTAGPIGTELFEKEQEDLLSDLKDIPKKACDRRINEFVKRARAARIHAFIISHLKKEMPSMMGKAKAQQKLIDNLEDVFAKVQREQHLPAGDFPFVESFRERLNGYNFDKFEKLKPKLIQTVDDMLGYDIPDLLKNFSNPYD from the exons ATGGAGATTGATTCATCGGCGATTAGTCGGTGCTCTGTAGAACACCAGAAGATCTACACCGAATGGTTCAGTGTTGCCGATTCAG ATGGTGATGGGCGAGTTACTGGTGTGGATGCCACAAATTTCTTTGTTATGTCTAATCTAGCTCGACCAGATCTTAAACAG GTGTGGGCAATTGCAGACTCTAAACGACAGGGCTTTCTTGGCCTTAAAGAGTTTATTACTGCAATGCAG CTGATTTCTATGGCACAAGCAGGACATGTACTAAGTAGCGACCTCTTAAATTCTGATG ttgattttgaaaatctgaaaCCACCGGTGATGGACGGTCTGGATGCCTTACTAGCT AGGAAAAGGCGTCCAAAAAACGAGCCTGAATCAAATG GTAATTCGCCGTTACAAACGTCACCATCAGCATCATCTAGCTGGTTTACTTCACCAAAATCTGCAAAAAAG GTTCCCTTAACTGCTGTTACATCAATCATTGACGGTCTGAAGAAGCTATACATTCAGAAGCTGAAACCTTTAGAAGTCACATATCAATTTAATGATTTTGTTTCTCCCATATTG ACAAACAGTGATTTTGATGCGAAACCAATGGTGATGCTTCTGGGTCAATACTCAACGGGGAAAACAACATTCATTAAACATTTGCTTAGAAGTAGTTATCCAG GAGCTCACATTGGACCTGAGCCTACCACAGATAGATTTGTTGTTGTTATG AACGGACCTGATGAAAGAAGTATTCCGGGAAATACTGTTGCTGTTCAAGCAGACATGCCGTACAGCGGTTTAACTAACTTTGGAACTGCATTTTTATCAAAGTTTGAGTGCTCTCAAATGCCACATCCT CTGCTGGAGCATATTACATTTGTAGACACTCCTGGAGTATTATCAGGAGAGAAACAGAGGACACAAAGAAGCTACGACTTCACAGGTGTCACGTCCTGGTTTGCTGCAAAGTGTGACCTAATCTTGCTTCTCTTTGATCCGCATAAACTTGATATCAGTGATGAATTTAAACGCGTTATAGCTTCCTTAAGAGGAAACGATGACAAGATACGTGTGGTCTTAAACAAGGCTGATCAAGTTGATACCCAACAA CTGATGAGGGTGTATGGAGCCCTTATGTGGTCACTTGGTAAAGTCCTAAACACTCCTGAGGTTATGCGCGTTTACATCGG TTCTTTTAATGACAAACCGATAAATTCGGTTACTGCTGGGCCAATTGGGACAGAGCTGTTTGAGAAAGAGCAGGAAGATCTACTAAGTGACTTAAAGGACATACCTAAGAAGGCTTGTGATCGAAGA ATCAACGAATTTGTGAAACGAGCTAGAGCGGCCAGGATTCATGCTTTCATTATTAGCCATCTTAAGAAAGAGATGCCGAGCATGATGGGTAAGGCTAAAGCTCAGCAGAAGCTCATCGATAACCTCGAAGACGTTTTTGCAAAG GTTCAAAGGGAGCAACACCTGCCAGCAGGAGACTTTCCATTTGTCGAAAGCTTCAGGGAGAGATTGAACGGTTACAACTTCGACAAATTCGAGAAACTGAAGCCGAAATTGATCCAAACTGTAGACGATATGCTCGGTTATGACATTCCCGATCTTTTGAAGAACTTCAGCAATCCGTATGATTAA